Proteins encoded together in one Kitasatospora albolonga window:
- a CDS encoding NYN domain-containing protein: protein MSKYPADIADIAAVMERLDRTNELLQRMLVEVSKTPSTHAIFVDAGYVYAAAGLLVTGTEDRRSFDLDAEGLIEAFIDRARTIFADSRLLRVYWYDGARRRIHTTEQQAIAELPDVKVRLGNLNANNQQKGVDSLIRTDLESLARHRAISDAALIGGDEDLVSAVEAAQGYGARVHLWGIEAAEGRNQAEPLLWEVDSQRTFDLDFCRPYVTRRPVTTYEDDTPAPSREDVRFVGAQIAAAWLAARGRESLADLLPGHPYLPGSVDQDLLVEAERLLQYSLRGHAHLRRALRDGFWQHVQAQF from the coding sequence ATGTCTAAGTATCCGGCGGATATCGCGGACATCGCGGCTGTCATGGAGCGTCTGGACCGCACCAACGAGCTGCTTCAGCGCATGCTCGTGGAGGTCTCCAAGACCCCTTCCACCCATGCCATCTTCGTGGACGCGGGCTATGTGTACGCGGCGGCCGGGCTGCTCGTCACCGGCACCGAGGACCGCCGCTCCTTCGACCTCGACGCCGAGGGGCTGATCGAGGCGTTCATCGACCGGGCCCGCACGATCTTCGCGGACAGCCGGCTGCTGCGCGTGTACTGGTACGACGGGGCCAGGCGCCGCATCCACACCACCGAGCAGCAGGCCATCGCCGAACTCCCGGACGTCAAGGTGCGGCTCGGCAACCTCAACGCCAACAACCAGCAGAAGGGCGTCGACTCCCTCATCCGCACCGACCTCGAATCGCTCGCCCGGCACCGGGCCATCAGCGACGCGGCCCTCATCGGCGGCGACGAGGACCTGGTCTCCGCCGTCGAGGCGGCCCAGGGGTACGGGGCGCGCGTCCACCTCTGGGGCATCGAGGCCGCCGAGGGCCGCAACCAGGCCGAACCGCTGCTCTGGGAGGTCGACAGCCAGCGCACCTTCGACCTCGACTTCTGCCGCCCCTACGTCACCCGGCGCCCGGTCACGACGTACGAGGACGACACCCCGGCCCCCTCCCGGGAGGACGTCCGCTTCGTCGGCGCCCAGATCGCCGCCGCCTGGCTCGCCGCCCGGGGCCGGGAATCCCTCGCCGACCTGCTGCCCGGCCACCCCTACCTGCCGGGCTCGGTCGACCAGGACCTCCTGGTGGAGGCCGAACGCCTGCTCCAGTACTCACTGCGCGGCCACGCGCACCTGCGCCGGGCGCTGCGCGACGGCTTCTGGCAGCACGTGCAGGCGCAGTTCTGA
- a CDS encoding alpha/beta hydrolase — translation MSRPPTFTPPPCATARVLRTERGDFAVLDAVPAAPARATALLLPGYTGSKEDFIALLKPLCAAGYRVVAVDGRGQYESAGTDRQETYAQRELASDVLAQAAALAEDGGTLHLLGHSLGGQISRAAVLLDPTPFRSLTLMSSGPAEVVAVQQEKVKMLSDALSVLTMDEVWEAMRVMDPPQEADTGDGEDLRRRWLLHNPAQLIATGAQLSAEPDRVDELAALGLPVLVLSGERDDVWPVEQFDAMARRLGAHRTTIAGAEHSPNTARPHETAAALAAFWDTVPDA, via the coding sequence ATGAGCCGCCCGCCCACCTTCACCCCGCCGCCCTGCGCCACCGCCCGCGTCCTGCGTACCGAGCGGGGGGACTTCGCCGTCCTGGACGCCGTACCGGCCGCTCCGGCGCGTGCCACCGCCCTGCTGCTGCCCGGGTACACCGGCAGCAAGGAGGACTTCATCGCGCTGCTCAAACCGCTCTGCGCGGCCGGGTACCGGGTGGTCGCCGTCGACGGTCGCGGGCAGTACGAGTCCGCGGGGACGGACCGTCAGGAGACGTACGCGCAAAGGGAGTTGGCCAGTGATGTGCTGGCCCAGGCGGCGGCCCTGGCCGAGGACGGCGGGACCCTGCACCTGCTCGGGCACTCGCTCGGCGGCCAGATCTCCCGCGCCGCCGTCCTGCTGGACCCCACCCCGTTCCGCTCGCTGACGCTGATGTCCTCCGGCCCGGCCGAGGTGGTCGCCGTACAGCAGGAGAAGGTGAAGATGCTGAGCGACGCGCTCTCCGTGCTCACCATGGACGAGGTGTGGGAGGCGATGCGGGTCATGGACCCGCCGCAGGAGGCGGACACCGGTGACGGCGAGGACCTGCGGCGGCGGTGGCTGCTCCACAACCCGGCCCAGCTGATCGCCACCGGCGCCCAGCTGTCCGCCGAACCGGACCGGGTGGACGAGCTGGCCGCCCTCGGGCTGCCCGTCCTTGTGCTGTCCGGCGAGCGCGACGACGTATGGCCGGTGGAGCAGTTCGACGCGATGGCCCGGCGGCTCGGGGCGCACCGCACCACGATCGCCGGGGCCGAGCACTCCCCCAACACCGCCCGCCCGCACGAGACGGCGGCGGCGCTCGCCGCGTTCTGGGACACGGTCCCCGACGCCTGA
- a CDS encoding DEAD/DEAH box helicase gives MTLPVALSGSDVIGQAKTGTGKTLGFGLPLLERVTVPADVEAGRAKPEELTDAPQALVVVPTRELCTQVTNDLLTAGKVRNVRVLAIYGGRAYEPQVEALKKGVDVIVGTPGRLLDLAGQRKLDLSHIRGLVLDEADEMLDLGFLPDVERIITMLPAKRQTMLFSATMPGAVISLARRYMSQPTHINATSPDDEGTTVKNTVQHVYRAHNMDKPEMLARILQAEGRGLAMIFCRTKRTAADIAEQLEKRGFASGAVHGDLGQGAREQALRAFRNGKVDVLVCTDVAARGIDVEGVTHVVNYQSPEDEKTYLHRIGRTGRAGAKGTAITLVDWDDIPRWQLINKALDLKFPDPPETYSTSPHLFEELGIPAGTKGVLPRAERTRAGLRAEEVEDLGETGGRGRKSAAAAPAREEREPRTRTPRQRRRTRGGSTVAESAATVPAPAKEAAPVAPAGDEPSEAPARTPRRRRRTRVGAADTVTEASVAVAEAPATAPAAVAPAAEAVVPAAAEPVAEAKPRRRRSRAAAKPVAEPVAQVPAAAAPVEAGFQTVAAAAGIAEPVAEPVTRPRRRTRIVKPADEVDFQIAPASEPEPESKTRRRPARATSRPKAESKPKAEAGTETEAKPKRASRAKAAAPAETAAPEAPEAPATETETKPRRRRATRSATGTETSVSAEKAAPEAPATAEEAETKPRRRRATRSVTSTASQEAAVVSEAEAVVSEAAAETKPRRRRATRAAGKVTATTES, from the coding sequence CTGACGCTCCCCGTGGCGCTCTCCGGCTCCGACGTCATCGGCCAGGCCAAGACCGGCACCGGAAAGACGCTCGGCTTCGGACTCCCCCTCCTGGAGCGCGTCACCGTCCCCGCCGACGTCGAGGCGGGCCGCGCGAAGCCCGAAGAGCTGACCGACGCCCCCCAGGCGCTCGTCGTCGTCCCCACCCGCGAGCTCTGCACCCAGGTCACCAACGACCTGCTGACCGCGGGCAAGGTCCGTAACGTCCGCGTTCTCGCGATCTACGGCGGCCGGGCGTACGAGCCCCAGGTCGAGGCCCTCAAGAAGGGCGTCGACGTGATCGTCGGCACCCCGGGCCGCCTGCTGGACCTGGCGGGCCAGCGCAAGCTCGACCTCTCCCACATCCGCGGGCTCGTCCTGGACGAGGCCGACGAGATGCTGGACCTGGGCTTCCTGCCCGACGTCGAGCGCATCATCACGATGCTCCCGGCCAAGCGCCAGACGATGCTGTTCTCGGCCACCATGCCCGGTGCCGTCATCAGCCTCGCCCGCCGCTACATGTCGCAGCCGACGCACATCAACGCCACCTCGCCCGACGACGAGGGCACGACCGTCAAGAACACGGTCCAGCACGTCTACCGCGCGCACAACATGGACAAGCCGGAGATGCTCGCCCGCATCCTCCAGGCCGAGGGCCGCGGGCTCGCGATGATCTTCTGCCGGACGAAGCGGACGGCCGCCGACATCGCCGAGCAGCTGGAGAAGCGCGGCTTCGCCTCCGGCGCGGTCCACGGCGACCTCGGTCAGGGCGCCCGCGAGCAGGCGCTGCGCGCCTTCCGCAACGGCAAGGTCGACGTCCTCGTCTGCACCGATGTCGCCGCGCGCGGCATCGACGTCGAGGGTGTGACCCACGTCGTGAACTACCAGTCGCCGGAGGACGAGAAGACCTACCTCCACCGCATCGGCCGCACCGGCCGCGCGGGCGCCAAGGGCACCGCGATCACGCTGGTCGACTGGGACGACATCCCGCGCTGGCAGCTGATCAACAAAGCGCTGGACCTGAAGTTCCCGGACCCGCCGGAGACCTACTCCACCTCGCCGCACCTCTTCGAGGAGCTCGGCATCCCGGCCGGCACCAAGGGTGTCCTGCCGCGCGCCGAGCGGACCCGTGCCGGTCTGCGCGCGGAGGAGGTCGAGGACCTCGGCGAGACCGGTGGCCGCGGCCGCAAGTCCGCCGCAGCCGCTCCGGCCCGTGAGGAGCGCGAGCCCCGTACGCGTACGCCGCGTCAGCGCCGCCGCACCCGTGGCGGGTCGACCGTGGCGGAGTCCGCGGCGACGGTCCCGGCCCCCGCCAAGGAGGCCGCGCCGGTCGCCCCGGCCGGTGACGAGCCGTCCGAGGCCCCGGCCCGCACCCCGCGCCGCCGTCGCCGTACGCGGGTCGGCGCGGCCGACACCGTGACCGAGGCGTCCGTGGCGGTCGCCGAGGCCCCGGCCACGGCTCCGGCTGCGGTGGCTCCCGCCGCCGAGGCCGTCGTCCCGGCCGCCGCCGAGCCCGTCGCGGAGGCCAAGCCGCGCCGCCGTCGCAGCCGCGCCGCCGCGAAGCCGGTGGCCGAGCCGGTGGCGCAGGTCCCTGCCGCCGCCGCTCCGGTCGAGGCCGGGTTCCAGACCGTGGCGGCCGCCGCGGGCATCGCGGAGCCGGTCGCCGAGCCGGTGACCAGGCCGCGCCGCCGCACCCGGATCGTGAAGCCTGCCGACGAGGTGGACTTCCAGATCGCCCCGGCCTCCGAGCCGGAGCCCGAGTCGAAGACCCGCCGCCGCCCGGCCCGCGCCACGAGCCGCCCGAAGGCGGAGTCGAAGCCGAAGGCGGAGGCCGGTACGGAGACCGAGGCGAAGCCGAAGAGGGCGTCGCGGGCGAAGGCCGCGGCCCCCGCCGAGACGGCCGCTCCGGAGGCTCCGGAGGCTCCGGCCACCGAGACCGAGACGAAGCCGCGCCGCCGCCGCGCCACCCGGAGCGCGACCGGCACGGAGACCTCGGTATCCGCCGAGAAGGCGGCCCCGGAGGCACCGGCCACCGCCGAGGAGGCCGAGACCAAGCCGCGTCGGCGCCGGGCCACCCGGAGCGTCACCTCGACCGCGTCCCAGGAGGCCGCTGTGGTCTCCGAGGCCGAGGCCGTGGTGAGCGAGGCCGCCGCCGAGACGAAGCCGCGCCGCCGCCGGGCCACCCGCGCGGCGGGCAAGGTCACGGCGACGACCGAGAGCTGA
- a CDS encoding tRNA 2-methylthio-N6-isopentenyl adenosine(37) hydroxylase MiaE-like protein produces METPDNATEHPDEAPGAAGTAAQDWATAAAEPQYRAAVVDLLGALAYGELAAFERLAEDAKLAPTLGDKAELAKMAAAEFHHFEQLSDRLAAIDEDPTAAMEPFAKALDDFHRQTAPSDWLEGLVKAYVGDSIASDFYREVAARLDTDTRALVLAVLDDTGHGNFAVEKVRAAIEADPRVGGRLALWARRLMGEALSQAQRVVADRDALSTMLVGGVEGGFDLAEVGRMFSRITEAHTKRMAALGLAA; encoded by the coding sequence ATGGAGACGCCTGACAACGCCACTGAACACCCCGACGAAGCGCCCGGAGCGGCCGGGACCGCCGCCCAGGACTGGGCCACCGCCGCCGCGGAGCCGCAGTACCGCGCCGCGGTCGTGGACCTGCTGGGCGCCCTCGCGTACGGCGAGCTGGCGGCCTTCGAGCGCCTCGCCGAGGACGCGAAACTGGCGCCGACACTCGGGGACAAGGCGGAGCTGGCGAAGATGGCCGCCGCCGAGTTCCACCATTTCGAACAGCTGTCCGACCGGCTCGCCGCCATCGACGAGGACCCGACCGCCGCGATGGAGCCGTTCGCCAAGGCGCTGGACGACTTCCACCGCCAGACGGCTCCGTCCGACTGGCTGGAGGGCCTGGTCAAGGCGTACGTCGGCGACTCGATCGCCAGCGACTTCTACCGCGAGGTGGCGGCCCGGCTCGACACCGACACCCGTGCCCTGGTCCTCGCCGTGCTCGACGACACGGGGCACGGCAACTTCGCCGTGGAGAAGGTGCGCGCCGCGATCGAGGCCGACCCGCGCGTGGGCGGGCGGCTCGCGCTCTGGGCCCGTCGGCTGATGGGCGAGGCGCTCTCGCAGGCCCAGCGGGTGGTCGCCGACCGCGACGCGCTCTCGACGATGCTGGTGGGCGGGGTCGAGGGCGGCTTCGACCTGGCGGAGGTGGGCCGGATGTTCTCCCGGATCACCGAGGCCCACACCAAGCGCATGGCCGCGCTGGGGCTGGCCGCGTAG
- a CDS encoding ATP-binding protein produces MEVKIGVQHTPREIVLESGLSAEDVESAVAAALGGKAELLSLTDDKGRKVLVPADRIAYVEIGEPTTRRVGFGAL; encoded by the coding sequence GTGGAGGTCAAGATCGGGGTGCAGCACACGCCCCGGGAGATCGTTCTGGAGAGCGGGCTTTCCGCCGAGGACGTCGAGAGCGCGGTCGCCGCCGCACTGGGCGGCAAGGCGGAGCTGCTGAGCCTCACGGACGACAAGGGCCGCAAGGTCCTGGTGCCGGCCGACCGGATCGCGTACGTGGAGATCGGTGAGCCGACCACCCGGCGTGTGGGGTTCGGCGCGCTGTAG
- a CDS encoding TetR family transcriptional regulator — MSAIEQTEAARPRGTRLPRRARRNQLLGAAQEVFVAQGYHSAAMDDIAERAGVSKPVLYQHFPGKLELYLALLDQHCESLLQAVVTALASTTDNKLRVEATMDAYFAYVEDEGGAFRLVFESDLTNEPAVRERVDRVSLQCAEAISDVIAGDTGLSKDESMLLAVGLGGVSQVVARYWLSSGSSIPRDTAVQLLTSLAWRGIAGFPLHGVEQH; from the coding sequence GTGAGCGCCATCGAGCAGACAGAGGCAGCGCGCCCGCGAGGCACGCGCCTTCCCCGCCGCGCCCGACGCAATCAGCTGCTGGGCGCCGCGCAGGAGGTCTTTGTCGCACAGGGCTACCACTCCGCCGCGATGGACGACATCGCCGAGCGGGCCGGGGTCAGCAAGCCGGTGCTCTACCAGCACTTCCCCGGCAAGCTGGAGCTCTATCTCGCCCTCCTCGACCAGCACTGCGAGTCGCTGCTCCAGGCCGTGGTGACGGCGCTGGCCTCGACGACGGACAACAAGCTGCGCGTGGAGGCGACGATGGACGCCTACTTCGCGTACGTGGAGGACGAGGGCGGCGCCTTCCGGCTGGTCTTCGAGTCGGACCTGACCAACGAGCCTGCCGTGCGCGAGCGGGTCGACCGGGTCTCCCTCCAGTGCGCCGAGGCGATCTCCGACGTGATCGCCGGGGACACGGGCCTGTCCAAGGACGAGTCCATGCTCCTGGCGGTGGGCCTCGGCGGTGTGTCGCAGGTGGTCGCGCGCTACTGGCTCTCCAGCGGCTCCAGCATCCCCCGCGACACGGCGGTGCAGCTGCTCACCTCGCTGGCCTGGCGGGGCATCGCGGGCTTCCCGCTGCACGGCGTCGAGCAGCACTGA
- a CDS encoding alpha/beta hydrolase has protein sequence MSSTELPGTQAVAAATAPTVSAVRVAEGERLRSVALPGLTLTVRSRPADRTGLPPALFVHGLGGSSQNWSALMPLLADAVDPDAVDLPGFGDSPPPDDGNYSVTGHARAVIRLLDAEGRGPVHLFGNSLGGAVATRVAAVRPDLVRTLTLISPALPEWRVQRPAVPTGLLAVPGVAPLFARLTKDWTAEQRTRGVMALCYGDPARVSDEAFRHAVAEMERRLELPYFWDAMTRSARGIVDAYTLGGQHSLWRQAERVLAPTQLVYGGRDRLVSYRMARRASAAFRGARLLTLPEAGHVAMMEYPEAVAQAFRELLDDCGGS, from the coding sequence ATGTCTTCGACCGAGCTGCCGGGTACGCAAGCCGTCGCCGCGGCGACGGCTCCCACGGTCAGCGCCGTCCGGGTCGCCGAGGGCGAGCGGCTGCGCTCGGTGGCGCTCCCGGGGCTCACGCTGACCGTCCGCTCCCGGCCCGCCGACCGGACGGGACTGCCGCCCGCGCTCTTCGTGCACGGGCTCGGCGGCTCCTCGCAGAACTGGTCGGCGCTGATGCCGCTGCTGGCGGACGCGGTCGACCCCGACGCCGTCGACCTGCCCGGATTCGGTGACTCGCCGCCGCCGGACGACGGCAACTACTCGGTCACCGGGCACGCCCGCGCGGTCATCCGGCTGCTCGACGCGGAGGGGCGCGGGCCCGTCCATCTGTTCGGCAACTCCCTGGGCGGTGCGGTCGCCACCCGGGTCGCCGCCGTCCGCCCCGACCTCGTGCGCACCCTCACCCTGATCTCGCCCGCGCTGCCCGAGTGGCGGGTGCAGCGGCCCGCCGTGCCGACCGGTCTCCTGGCGGTGCCGGGGGTCGCCCCGCTCTTCGCCCGGCTCACAAAGGACTGGACGGCGGAGCAACGGACGCGCGGAGTCATGGCACTCTGTTACGGCGATCCGGCACGGGTCTCCGACGAAGCCTTCCGTCATGCGGTGGCCGAGATGGAGCGCCGGCTGGAACTGCCGTACTTCTGGGACGCGATGACGCGTTCGGCCCGGGGCATCGTGGACGCGTACACCCTGGGCGGCCAGCACTCACTGTGGCGCCAGGCCGAGCGGGTGCTCGCACCGACCCAGCTCGTGTACGGCGGACGGGACCGGCTCGTCTCGTACCGGATGGCGCGCAGGGCGTCCGCGGCCTTCCGCGGTGCCCGGCTGCTGACCCTGCCCGAGGCGGGGCACGTGGCGATGATGGAGTACCCGGAGGCGGTCGCCCAGGCGTTCCGGGAGCTGCTGGACGATTGCGGCGGGAGCTGA
- a CDS encoding ABC transporter substrate-binding protein: MRQPSVISRRVAAATVTLVLAAGAAACGPEDSKGGDSGSRAEGKPQKGGTLTVLNRNPQQDFDPARLYTSGGGNVPSLVFRTLTTRNREDGAEGAQVVPDLATDLGTPNKDATVWTYTLKEGLKYEDGTAITSADIKYGIERSFAPELSGGAPYLRDWLIGGADYQGPYKEKKGLDSIEVPDDRTIVFRLNKPEGEFPYLATQTQTTPVPKAKDTGTKYEEHPVASGPYKVVTNENDGERLVLERNPHWSAKTDEERKAYPDRIDVRSGLDSAVINQRLSASQGADSAAVTTDTNLGPAELAKVGSDKKLAARVGTGHFGYTNYIAFNPKVKPFDDPKVRQAISYAVDRTSVINAAGGSSLAEPATTFLPERDFFGHTPYDHFPAGKTGNPEKAKELLKEAGHGKGLTVTLTHSNAKDFQTSPEIATAIQAALKKAGITVKLQGLEDNDYSDTTHDAKRTPGFFLSRWGADWPSGGPFLAPIFDGRQIVKDGSNYNAAFLNDPEVNKEIDEINKLTDLKAAATRWGALDSTIGEKALTVPLFHPVYKRLYGESVKNVVISDWTGVLDVSQVAVK; encoded by the coding sequence ATGCGTCAACCGTCCGTCATATCGCGCCGCGTGGCAGCGGCCACCGTCACCCTCGTCCTCGCCGCGGGTGCCGCGGCCTGCGGCCCCGAGGACAGCAAGGGCGGCGACAGCGGCTCCAGAGCCGAGGGCAAGCCGCAGAAGGGCGGCACCCTCACCGTCCTGAACCGCAATCCCCAGCAGGACTTCGACCCCGCCCGGCTCTACACCTCCGGCGGCGGCAACGTCCCCTCCCTCGTCTTCCGCACCCTCACCACCCGCAACCGCGAGGACGGCGCCGAGGGCGCGCAGGTCGTCCCCGACCTCGCCACCGACCTGGGCACGCCCAACAAGGACGCCACGGTCTGGACGTACACCCTCAAGGAAGGGCTGAAGTACGAGGACGGCACCGCGATCACCTCCGCCGACATCAAGTACGGCATCGAGCGCTCCTTCGCCCCCGAACTCTCCGGCGGCGCCCCCTACCTGCGGGACTGGCTCATCGGCGGCGCCGACTACCAGGGCCCGTACAAGGAGAAGAAGGGCCTCGACTCCATCGAGGTGCCCGACGACCGGACCATCGTCTTCCGGCTGAACAAGCCCGAGGGCGAGTTCCCCTACCTGGCGACCCAGACGCAGACCACCCCCGTACCCAAGGCCAAGGACACCGGCACCAAGTACGAGGAGCACCCGGTCGCCTCGGGCCCGTACAAGGTCGTCACCAACGAGAACGACGGCGAGCGCCTGGTCCTGGAGCGCAACCCGCACTGGTCGGCGAAGACCGACGAGGAGCGCAAGGCATACCCCGACCGGATCGACGTCCGCTCCGGCCTGGACTCCGCCGTCATCAACCAGCGGCTCTCCGCCTCCCAGGGCGCCGACTCCGCCGCCGTCACCACCGACACCAACCTCGGCCCGGCCGAACTCGCCAAGGTCGGCAGCGACAAGAAGCTCGCCGCCCGCGTCGGCACCGGCCACTTCGGCTACACCAACTACATCGCCTTCAACCCGAAGGTGAAGCCCTTCGACGACCCGAAGGTGCGCCAGGCGATCTCGTACGCCGTCGACCGCACCTCGGTCATCAACGCGGCGGGCGGCTCCTCGCTCGCCGAGCCCGCCACTACCTTCCTCCCCGAGCGGGACTTCTTCGGCCACACGCCCTACGACCACTTCCCGGCCGGTAAGACGGGCAATCCGGAGAAGGCCAAGGAGCTGCTGAAGGAGGCCGGGCACGGCAAGGGGCTGACCGTCACCCTCACCCACTCCAACGCCAAGGACTTCCAGACCAGCCCGGAGATCGCCACCGCGATCCAGGCCGCGCTCAAGAAGGCCGGGATCACCGTGAAGCTCCAGGGTCTTGAGGACAACGACTACTCCGACACCACCCACGACGCCAAGAGGACGCCCGGCTTCTTCCTCTCCCGCTGGGGCGCCGACTGGCCCTCCGGCGGCCCCTTCCTCGCCCCGATCTTCGACGGCCGGCAGATCGTCAAGGACGGCTCCAACTACAACGCCGCCTTCCTGAACGACCCCGAGGTCAACAAGGAGATCGACGAGATCAACAAGCTGACCGACCTGAAGGCCGCCGCCACCCGCTGGGGCGCGCTCGACAGCACGATCGGTGAGAAGGCGCTGACCGTGCCGCTGTTCCACCCGGTCTACAAGCGGCTGTACGGCGAGAGCGTCAAGAACGTCGTCATCAGCGACTGGACCGGTGTCCTCGACGTCTCCCAGGTCGCGGTCAAGTAG
- a CDS encoding peptide ABC transporter permease, with protein sequence MAQALPVQEAGAAPAVAPASGARPFRRRLRAQRAAFAAALVVLLLVLVALAAPLLTALAGQDPNTYHPDLVDSAAGGVPIGPFGGISADHWLGVEPQTGRDLFARIVYGARVSLGVALVATVLQITLGLVIGLTAALGSRRVDRLLSWITDINVALPLMVIALALLAIVPDTFPRPVLIALVLGGIGWSGISKIVRAQALALTSLDFVAAARLSGRGRWAIARRELLPSLAAPVITYGALAFPSNIVAEAALSFLGVGIKPPTPSWGQMLTEANTWYQAAPTYLLLPAGLLFITVLALTVLGEGVRTALDPRAASRLRVGTRNSDGGAP encoded by the coding sequence ATGGCACAGGCTCTTCCGGTCCAGGAGGCGGGAGCGGCGCCGGCCGTCGCCCCCGCCTCCGGGGCCCGGCCCTTCCGGCGGAGGCTGCGCGCCCAGCGCGCGGCCTTCGCCGCGGCCCTCGTCGTCCTCCTGCTCGTCCTGGTCGCGCTCGCCGCGCCGCTGCTCACCGCACTGGCGGGCCAGGACCCGAACACCTACCACCCCGACCTCGTCGACTCGGCGGCCGGCGGCGTCCCCATCGGCCCCTTCGGCGGCATCAGCGCCGACCACTGGCTCGGCGTCGAACCCCAGACCGGCCGCGACCTGTTCGCCCGGATCGTGTACGGCGCCCGGGTCTCGCTCGGCGTCGCCCTCGTCGCCACCGTCCTCCAGATCACCCTCGGCCTGGTCATCGGCCTCACCGCCGCGCTCGGCAGCCGCCGGGTCGACCGGCTCCTCAGCTGGATCACCGACATCAACGTCGCTCTGCCGCTCATGGTCATCGCCCTGGCCCTCCTGGCGATCGTCCCCGACACCTTCCCCCGGCCCGTCCTGATCGCCCTGGTCCTCGGGGGCATCGGCTGGTCCGGTATCTCGAAGATCGTGCGGGCCCAGGCGCTCGCGCTCACGTCCCTCGACTTCGTCGCGGCGGCCCGGCTCAGCGGGCGCGGCAGATGGGCCATCGCCCGCCGCGAGCTGCTGCCCTCGCTCGCCGCCCCCGTGATCACGTACGGGGCCCTGGCCTTCCCCTCCAACATCGTCGCGGAGGCGGCCCTCTCCTTCCTCGGAGTCGGCATCAAACCGCCCACCCCGTCCTGGGGCCAGATGCTCACCGAGGCCAACACCTGGTACCAGGCCGCCCCCACCTACCTCCTGCTCCCCGCCGGGCTCCTCTTCATCACCGTCCTCGCGCTCACCGTCCTCGGCGAGGGCGTCCGCACGGCCCTCGACCCGCGCGCCGCCTCCCGGCTCCGGGTGGGCACCAGGAACAGCGACGGAGGTGCCCCGTGA
- a CDS encoding ABC transporter permease: protein MTGFLIRRLGGAVLVLFALTAILYGIFYVAPGDVAQLVCGPRCSPAQVAQVTGQLRLDDPLYVQYGHFLQGIVAGRDFSTGTGVEHCSAPCLGVSYQSDQQVMQLILAKLPVTGSLVVGAFAGWLLLGVGTGVLSAWRRGRLTERVLTWLTLAGSAMPVFVIGLLLIIVFCSTLQWLPAPSYVPFTEDPEQWAWGLLLPWVSLALIESAKYARLTRSAMLETLAEDHVRTFRAYGVGERAIIGRHALRGAVAPVIALSALDFGTMFGGAVLTESLFGIPGIGRELVNAVKLVDLPVVVGMVLVTGFFVVLANAAADLLYALADRRVVLS, encoded by the coding sequence GTGACCGGGTTCCTGATCCGGCGGCTCGGCGGGGCGGTCCTCGTCCTGTTCGCCCTGACCGCCATCCTGTACGGCATCTTCTACGTGGCCCCCGGCGATGTCGCCCAGCTCGTCTGCGGCCCGCGCTGCTCGCCCGCCCAGGTCGCCCAGGTCACCGGGCAACTGCGGCTGGACGACCCGCTGTACGTGCAGTACGGGCACTTCCTCCAGGGCATCGTCGCCGGACGCGACTTCTCCACCGGCACCGGCGTGGAGCACTGCTCCGCACCCTGCCTCGGCGTCTCCTACCAGTCCGACCAGCAGGTCATGCAGCTCATCCTGGCCAAGCTCCCGGTCACCGGCTCGCTGGTCGTCGGCGCCTTCGCCGGATGGCTGCTGCTCGGCGTGGGCACCGGCGTCCTCTCCGCCTGGCGGCGCGGCCGGCTCACCGAACGCGTCCTGACCTGGCTGACCCTCGCGGGCTCGGCCATGCCCGTCTTCGTCATCGGGCTGCTGCTCATCATCGTGTTCTGCTCCACCCTCCAGTGGCTCCCGGCGCCCTCGTACGTCCCCTTCACCGAGGACCCCGAACAGTGGGCCTGGGGACTGCTGCTGCCCTGGGTGTCGCTGGCGCTGATCGAGTCCGCGAAGTACGCCCGGCTCACCCGCAGCGCCATGCTGGAGACGCTCGCCGAGGACCATGTGCGCACCTTCCGGGCGTACGGGGTCGGGGAGCGGGCCATCATCGGCCGGCACGCGCTCCGGGGCGCGGTGGCGCCCGTCATCGCCCTCAGCGCCCTGGACTTCGGCACGATGTTCGGCGGCGCCGTCCTCACCGAGTCCCTCTTCGGCATCCCCGGCATCGGGCGTGAACTGGTCAACGCCGTCAAGCTCGTCGACCTGCCGGTGGTGGTCGGCATGGTGCTGGTGACCGGGTTCTTCGTCGTCCTCGCCAATGCCGCCGCGGACCTGCTGTACGCGCTGGCCGACCGACGGGTGGTCCTCTCATGA